One window of the Eucalyptus grandis isolate ANBG69807.140 chromosome 8, ASM1654582v1, whole genome shotgun sequence genome contains the following:
- the LOC120287513 gene encoding disease resistance protein RUN1-like, with protein MESLSHQDALQLFSRHAFDGNAPQGDYYTLSIGIVSTTGGLPLALLIIGSSLFYKHNKEIWEEMLQKLGKRPHRDVMAKLRISYATLEVDQKQIFLDIACFFIRHNKIGPISLWKDYGFRAEDAIKVLQNMSMIKVLDDNSFWMHDQFRYFGREIAEQEHTRLWDELWDEEDITCKLRSTKIKGSVRALYLRAKVGNPITVTVEQIK; from the exons ATGGAGTCATTGAGCCACCAAGATGCACTTCAACTATTTAGTAGACATGCCTTTGATGGCAATGCTCCTCAAGGTGATTACTACACTCTTTCAATAGGCATTGTGTCTACTACGGGTGGACTACCTTTAGCTCTTCTAATAATAGGTTCATCTCTGTTTTATAAACACAATAAAGAGATATGGGAAGAGATGCTACAGAAGCTAGGGAAAAGACCTCATCGTGATGTCATGGCTAAGCTACGTATTTCCTATGCTACCTTAGAAGTGGATCAAAAACagatatttcttgatattgcatgctttttcaTCCGTCATAATAAGATCGGTCCAATCTCCTTGTGGAAAGATTATGGGTTTAGGGCAGAGGATGCTATTAAGGTCCTTCAGAACATGAGCATGATAAAGGTTTTAGATGATAATAgcttttggatgcatgatcagtTTAGATattttggaagggaaattgCTGAGCAAGAGCATACCAGGTTGTGGGATGAATTGTGGGATGAAGAAGACATCACTTGCAAATTAAGATCGACAAAG ATCAAGGGAAGCGTTCGAGCACTCTATTTGAGAGCGAAGGTTGGCAACCCGATAACTGTCACTGTGGAGCAAATTAAATAG
- the LOC120287514 gene encoding TIR-only protein-like: MAISATGMSTGNLLRAEYQVFLSFRGLDNNRGFADTLYQALSEAWIRVCINYKEIRPGERIDGKFLQAINDPRLYIPIFSPSYASSYRCLCELAKMVENISNSREDANNKVILPIFYNVKPYDVELRTPCTKMTFRIWSK, from the coding sequence ATGGCGATATCAGCGACGGGAATGAGCACCGGCAATCTATTAAGAGCTGAGTATCAGGTGTTCCTGAGTTTTAGAGGACTTGACAATAATCGTGGATTCGCCGACACCCTCTACCAAGCCTTGTCTGAAGCCTGGATTCGTGTTTGCATCAATTACAAAGAGATTCGACCAGGCGAAAGAATTGATGGCAAATTTTTGCAAGCGATCAATGATCCTAGGCtctacatacccatcttctcccCAAGCTACGCTTCAAGTTACAGGTGCCTTTGCGAGCTTGCAAAGATGGTGGAGAACATCTCTAATTCTAGGGAAGATGCGAATAACAAGGTGATATTGCCCATCTTTTATAATGTGAAACCTTATGATGTGGAGTTGAGGACCCCTTGTACGAAAATGACATTCAGAATTTGGAGCAAATGA